The proteins below are encoded in one region of Bombus vancouverensis nearcticus chromosome 8, iyBomVanc1_principal, whole genome shotgun sequence:
- the LOC117155899 gene encoding proton-coupled amino acid transporter-like protein pathetic isoform X2, with protein sequence MSLTEQSEGISNFSREFGINDREYRFTMGKCTKSEPTESPMQEFNSSTKIATVMIGEYNEKDELYNPFEHRDKKNTNSDFGALAHLLKSSLGTGILAMPNAVKNGGALFGGIGTIIIGIICAHCVHILVRSSHVLCKKTKTPQMTFAETAEAAFFNGPKTLRPFANASRILVNIALCATYLGGTCVYVVFISTSIKQVVDYHTGMDISLRMYILTLIPAVLLLGQIRNLKYLVPFSIMANLSMLVGFAITLYYIFSGTESPQNIKLIAPVEHLPIFFATVLFAIEGIGVVMPVENSMRNPQHFLGCPSVLNITMTIVVALYATLGVFGYLKYGEAVDATITLNIPITEIPGQMVKLLIALAVLFTYGLQFTVPIDIIWRLMKEKFSHKYERISETAIRMFIALFTIAVACLVPKLEPFISLVGSVFFSILGIAIPATVETVSCWDGHLALVSGSWISIIDIIKLYQ encoded by the exons ATTCACCATGGGGAAATGTACAAAGTCAGAACCTACAGAAAGTCCTATGCAGGAATTTAATAGCAG TACAAAAATAGCTACTGTCATGATCGGAGAATACAATGAGAAGGACGAACTATACAATCCCTTTGAACACCGTGATAAGAAAAATACCAATTC AGACTTCGGTGCTCTAGCTCACCTATTAAAATCGTCTCTTGGCACCGGAATCCTTGCTATGCCAAATGCGGTTAAGAATGGCGGAGCGTTATTCGGTGGAATCGGTACTATAATAATCGGTATAATATGCGCGCATTGTGTCCACATACTGGTTCGTTCGTCCCACGTGCTATGCAAGAAAACGAAAACACCACAGATGACATTCGCCGAGACAGCGGAGGCTGCGTTTTTCAATGGACCGAAAACATTAAGGCCATTCGCGAACGCAAGTCGAATATTAGTAAATATTGCATTGTGTGCGACTTACTTGGGCGGTACGTGCGTCTATGTGGTATTCATATCGACCTCGATCAAACAG GTTGTGGACTACCACACCGGCATGGACATATCTCTTCGCATGTACATACTCACGTTGATTCCTGCGGTGTTGCTGCTGGGACAAATTCGAAATTTGAAGTATCTGGTACCATTCTCCATTATGGCCAACCTTTCCATGTTGGTCGGTTTTGCGATAACTCTGTATTACATCTTCAGTGGAACTGAATCACCACAGAACATAAAGTTGATAGCACCGGTCGAACACTTGCCTATATTTTTCGCTACTGTGTTATTCGCCATCGAGGGCATCGGCGTT GTGATGCCTGTTGAAAACAGCATGCGGAATCCGCAACATTTTCTTGGTTGCCCGAGTGTCCTGAATATAACGATGACTATAGTGGTAGCTTTGTACGCTACACTGGGTGTATTCGGTTATTTGAAATACGGGGAAGCAGTTGACGCAACTATCACGCTGAACATACCAATAACAGAAAT CCCAGGACAGATGGTGAAACTACTTATCGCTCTAGCGGTTTTGTTTACCTACGGATTGCAATTTACCGTGCCAATCGATATAATATGGAGATTAATGAAAGAGAAATTCAGTCATAAATATGAAAGAATATCTGAAACAGCGATAAGAATGTTCATAGCTTTGTTTACAA tTGCTGTGGCATGTCTGGTTCCAAAACTCGAACCTTTTATTTCCCTAGTCGGTTCAGTATTTTTCTCCATCCTTGGCATCGCAATCCCAGCAACCGTGGAAACAGTTTCGTGCTGGGATGGCCACTTGG CGTTAGTATCCGGTTCATGGATCTCCATCATAGATATAATCAAATTGTATCAATAA
- the LOC117155899 gene encoding proton-coupled amino acid transporter-like protein pathetic isoform X1 has product MSLTEQSEGISNFSREFGINDREYRFTMGKCTKSEPTESPMQEFNSSTKIATVMIGEYNEKDELYNPFEHRDKKNTNSDFGALAHLLKSSLGTGILAMPNAVKNGGALFGGIGTIIIGIICAHCVHILVRSSHVLCKKTKTPQMTFAETAEAAFFNGPKTLRPFANASRILVNIALCATYLGGTCVYVVFISTSIKQVVDYHTGMDISLRMYILTLIPAVLLLGQIRNLKYLVPFSIMANLSMLVGFAITLYYIFSGTESPQNIKLIAPVEHLPIFFATVLFAIEGIGVVMPVENSMRNPQHFLGCPSVLNITMTIVVALYATLGVFGYLKYGEAVDATITLNIPITEIPGQMVKLLIALAVLFTYGLQFTVPIDIIWRLMKEKFSHKYERISETAIRMFIALFTIAVACLVPKLEPFISLVGSVFFSILGIAIPATVETVSCWDGHLGKYNWRLWKNSVLLIFSLLALVSGSWISIIDIIKLYQ; this is encoded by the exons ATTCACCATGGGGAAATGTACAAAGTCAGAACCTACAGAAAGTCCTATGCAGGAATTTAATAGCAG TACAAAAATAGCTACTGTCATGATCGGAGAATACAATGAGAAGGACGAACTATACAATCCCTTTGAACACCGTGATAAGAAAAATACCAATTC AGACTTCGGTGCTCTAGCTCACCTATTAAAATCGTCTCTTGGCACCGGAATCCTTGCTATGCCAAATGCGGTTAAGAATGGCGGAGCGTTATTCGGTGGAATCGGTACTATAATAATCGGTATAATATGCGCGCATTGTGTCCACATACTGGTTCGTTCGTCCCACGTGCTATGCAAGAAAACGAAAACACCACAGATGACATTCGCCGAGACAGCGGAGGCTGCGTTTTTCAATGGACCGAAAACATTAAGGCCATTCGCGAACGCAAGTCGAATATTAGTAAATATTGCATTGTGTGCGACTTACTTGGGCGGTACGTGCGTCTATGTGGTATTCATATCGACCTCGATCAAACAG GTTGTGGACTACCACACCGGCATGGACATATCTCTTCGCATGTACATACTCACGTTGATTCCTGCGGTGTTGCTGCTGGGACAAATTCGAAATTTGAAGTATCTGGTACCATTCTCCATTATGGCCAACCTTTCCATGTTGGTCGGTTTTGCGATAACTCTGTATTACATCTTCAGTGGAACTGAATCACCACAGAACATAAAGTTGATAGCACCGGTCGAACACTTGCCTATATTTTTCGCTACTGTGTTATTCGCCATCGAGGGCATCGGCGTT GTGATGCCTGTTGAAAACAGCATGCGGAATCCGCAACATTTTCTTGGTTGCCCGAGTGTCCTGAATATAACGATGACTATAGTGGTAGCTTTGTACGCTACACTGGGTGTATTCGGTTATTTGAAATACGGGGAAGCAGTTGACGCAACTATCACGCTGAACATACCAATAACAGAAAT CCCAGGACAGATGGTGAAACTACTTATCGCTCTAGCGGTTTTGTTTACCTACGGATTGCAATTTACCGTGCCAATCGATATAATATGGAGATTAATGAAAGAGAAATTCAGTCATAAATATGAAAGAATATCTGAAACAGCGATAAGAATGTTCATAGCTTTGTTTACAA tTGCTGTGGCATGTCTGGTTCCAAAACTCGAACCTTTTATTTCCCTAGTCGGTTCAGTATTTTTCTCCATCCTTGGCATCGCAATCCCAGCAACCGTGGAAACAGTTTCGTGCTGGGATGGCCACTTGGGTAAGTATAACTGGAGACTTTGGAAGAACAGtgtacttttaatattttctctCTTAGCGTTAGTATCCGGTTCATGGATCTCCATCATAGATATAATCAAATTGTATCAATAA
- the LOC117155899 gene encoding proton-coupled amino acid transporter-like protein pathetic isoform X3, with the protein MGKCTKSEPTESPMQEFNSSTKIATVMIGEYNEKDELYNPFEHRDKKNTNSDFGALAHLLKSSLGTGILAMPNAVKNGGALFGGIGTIIIGIICAHCVHILVRSSHVLCKKTKTPQMTFAETAEAAFFNGPKTLRPFANASRILVNIALCATYLGGTCVYVVFISTSIKQVVDYHTGMDISLRMYILTLIPAVLLLGQIRNLKYLVPFSIMANLSMLVGFAITLYYIFSGTESPQNIKLIAPVEHLPIFFATVLFAIEGIGVVMPVENSMRNPQHFLGCPSVLNITMTIVVALYATLGVFGYLKYGEAVDATITLNIPITEIPGQMVKLLIALAVLFTYGLQFTVPIDIIWRLMKEKFSHKYERISETAIRMFIALFTIAVACLVPKLEPFISLVGSVFFSILGIAIPATVETVSCWDGHLGKYNWRLWKNSVLLIFSLLALVSGSWISIIDIIKLYQ; encoded by the exons ATGGGGAAATGTACAAAGTCAGAACCTACAGAAAGTCCTATGCAGGAATTTAATAGCAG TACAAAAATAGCTACTGTCATGATCGGAGAATACAATGAGAAGGACGAACTATACAATCCCTTTGAACACCGTGATAAGAAAAATACCAATTC AGACTTCGGTGCTCTAGCTCACCTATTAAAATCGTCTCTTGGCACCGGAATCCTTGCTATGCCAAATGCGGTTAAGAATGGCGGAGCGTTATTCGGTGGAATCGGTACTATAATAATCGGTATAATATGCGCGCATTGTGTCCACATACTGGTTCGTTCGTCCCACGTGCTATGCAAGAAAACGAAAACACCACAGATGACATTCGCCGAGACAGCGGAGGCTGCGTTTTTCAATGGACCGAAAACATTAAGGCCATTCGCGAACGCAAGTCGAATATTAGTAAATATTGCATTGTGTGCGACTTACTTGGGCGGTACGTGCGTCTATGTGGTATTCATATCGACCTCGATCAAACAG GTTGTGGACTACCACACCGGCATGGACATATCTCTTCGCATGTACATACTCACGTTGATTCCTGCGGTGTTGCTGCTGGGACAAATTCGAAATTTGAAGTATCTGGTACCATTCTCCATTATGGCCAACCTTTCCATGTTGGTCGGTTTTGCGATAACTCTGTATTACATCTTCAGTGGAACTGAATCACCACAGAACATAAAGTTGATAGCACCGGTCGAACACTTGCCTATATTTTTCGCTACTGTGTTATTCGCCATCGAGGGCATCGGCGTT GTGATGCCTGTTGAAAACAGCATGCGGAATCCGCAACATTTTCTTGGTTGCCCGAGTGTCCTGAATATAACGATGACTATAGTGGTAGCTTTGTACGCTACACTGGGTGTATTCGGTTATTTGAAATACGGGGAAGCAGTTGACGCAACTATCACGCTGAACATACCAATAACAGAAAT CCCAGGACAGATGGTGAAACTACTTATCGCTCTAGCGGTTTTGTTTACCTACGGATTGCAATTTACCGTGCCAATCGATATAATATGGAGATTAATGAAAGAGAAATTCAGTCATAAATATGAAAGAATATCTGAAACAGCGATAAGAATGTTCATAGCTTTGTTTACAA tTGCTGTGGCATGTCTGGTTCCAAAACTCGAACCTTTTATTTCCCTAGTCGGTTCAGTATTTTTCTCCATCCTTGGCATCGCAATCCCAGCAACCGTGGAAACAGTTTCGTGCTGGGATGGCCACTTGGGTAAGTATAACTGGAGACTTTGGAAGAACAGtgtacttttaatattttctctCTTAGCGTTAGTATCCGGTTCATGGATCTCCATCATAGATATAATCAAATTGTATCAATAA
- the LOC117155884 gene encoding sensory neuron membrane protein 2, producing the protein MSPNIRQTDNFKEKVRSNFYKMWCYYGCAIIWIIFGLYVSQTELFSNILISKITEALSLREDSEIYKVWKSPIQLTFTCHFFNVTNPDEVMSGSNPYFNEVGPFTYDEILEKQIIDVDDVMDEITYTTKSMYSFNKDLSVKLSKHDTITILNPAYIGTMSMLSSLPPEYMEKYGNNIPKIFPNRSSIFLKANPNDLLFNGIKVSCNLRKFPELDVICKTLGSNLPQALRKTDKQDDYLLSIFQRMNATFRGPFSVNRGVNDITRLGDITSYMGKRKQTMWNSEDCNIIRGTDSIIWAPLIKPLPFVSTFVPDLCRTIEADYKDEISVRGLIGSRFVMKERTWFLNTTQCYCLLENKIPKCLPQGLIDVWECQKLPVILSEPHFLHGDPQLLKYAGGLNPDERLHETYIIIEPYTGTPLSGQKRIQLNLYLEKQSVELLSNVSEGYFPLMWCGNVRSFKTVPIILSCLLNIYDFTYEMQLIKIIRFNSQDISFIMNLLWILYLYYITFIMNSECGRFFDFKVGTKVFRE; encoded by the exons ATGTCTCCTAATATTAGACAAACTgataattttaaagaaaaagttcgcagtaatttttataaaatgtggTGTTATTACGGCTGTGCAATTATATGGATTATTTTTGGTTTATACGTGTCTCAAACCGAGCTATTCTCGAACATACTTATTAGTAAAATAACCGAG GCATTATCACTGCGTGAAGATTCAGAAATATACAAAGTATGGAAGTCACCTATACAGTTAACTTTTACGTGTCATTTTTTCAATGTTACCAATCCCGATGAAGTGATGAGTGGAAGTAATCCATATTTCAATGAAGTTGGTCCATTTACTTATGA TGAAATACTCGAGAAACAAATTATAGATGTGGACGATGTGATGGATGAAATTACATATACAACAAAGTCTATGTACAGTTTTAACAAAGACTTGAGTGTGAAATTATCTAAACATGACACAATCACTATATTAAATCCTGCATACATTGGTACCATGTCGATG CTCTCCAGCTTACCTCCTGAATATATGGAAAAATATGGTAATAACATaccgaaaatatttccaaaccGTAGTTCCATTTTTCTGAAAGCTAATCCTAACGATCTGCTTTTCAATGGAATTAAAGTTTCGTGCAATTTAAGAAAATTCCCTGAATTGGATGTGATATGCAAAACATTGGGCAGTAATCTGCCACAAGCGTTGAGAAAAACCGACAAGCAAGATGATTATCTACTCAGTATCTTTCAGAGG ATGAACGCTACTTTTCGTGGGCCATTTTCTGTTAACAGAGGTGTTAATGATATAACGAGATTAGGAGATATAACATCTTATAtgggaaaaagaaaacaaacaatGTGGAACTCTGAAGATTGTAATATAATAAGAGGAACTGACTCAATCATTTGGGCACCATTAATAAAACCATTGCCTTTTGTTTCAACGTTTGTACCAGATTTATGTAG AACAATCGAAGCGGATTATAAAGATGAAATTTCGGTACGAGGTTTAATTGGCTCACGATTCGTCATGAAGGAAAGGACATGGTTTTTAAACACGACGCAGTGCTATtgtttattagaaaataaaataccaaaATGTTTACCACAAGGCTTAATCGATGTCTGGGAATGTCAG aAACTGCCGGTAATCTTATCAGAGCCACACTTTTTACACGGTGATCCACAGCTGTTAAAGTACGCAGGTGGTTTAAACCCTGATGAAAGGCTGCATGAAACTTACATCATTATCGAACCATATACCGGAACGCCTCTTTCTGGACAGAAAAGGATACAACTAAATTTATATTTGGAAAAACAGTCAGTAGAGTTGCTTTCAAATGTCAGCGAGGGATATTTTCCGCTTATGTGGTGCGGAAATGTAAGATCTTTCAAGACAGTTCCTATCATTTTATCTTGTTTACTAAACATATATGATTTCACTTACGAAATGCAATTGATTAAAATTATACGGTTCAATTCTCAAGACATATcgtttattatgaatttattatggatattatacttatattatattacatttattatgaATAGCGAATGTGGTAGATTTTTCGATTTCAAAGTTGGCACCAAAGTATTTCGCGAATGA